A window of Marinobacter salarius contains these coding sequences:
- a CDS encoding YeaC family protein: protein MTYEELIKRLDPAVYQSLKRALELGKWPDGRNLSDEQRSICMEAVIYYEDHHNTPMEERVGYLDRGEKTGTACDPSVSRTAGKSSNGAAGSDQYFEVKS, encoded by the coding sequence ATGACCTACGAAGAGCTGATCAAACGGCTGGATCCAGCTGTTTATCAGAGCCTCAAGCGCGCTCTTGAGCTGGGCAAGTGGCCGGATGGCCGTAATTTGAGTGACGAGCAGCGGTCGATTTGCATGGAGGCCGTTATTTATTACGAAGACCACCACAACACACCGATGGAAGAGCGGGTCGGTTACCTCGACCGCGGTGAAAAGACGGGGACTGCGTGTGATCCCAGCGTCTCGCGCACGGCAGGGAAATCGTCAAACGGTGCGGCCGGCTCAGATCAGTACTTTGAGGTGAAGTCTTGA
- the pepN gene encoding aminopeptidase N: protein MRTSQPQTIFLKDYRVPAFLVDHVDLRFELFEDGARVHCTLAMRRNPDSGSSDKSLELDGDSLTTLESVSLDGRLLGGSGYEDRDDKLTLHEVPDQFNLGVVTWIEPQNNTRLEGLYKSSGMFCTQCEAEGFRCITYFPDRPDVMARFRTRVEADKTRYPILLSNGNDVEKGDLADGRHFVTWEDPFPKPCYLFALVAGDLLEKRDSFKTMSGRDIDLRMYVEPRNAEKCDHAMDSLKRAMRWDEEVYGREYDLDIFMIVAVDDFNMGAMENKGLNIFNSSCVLASQETATDMAFQRIESIVAHEYFHNWSGNRVTCRDWFQLSLKEGFTVFRDSCFSADVGSPTVKRIEDATMLRTAQFAEDAGPMAHPVRPESYMEITNFYTLTIYEKGSEVVGMIHTLLGPDLFRKGSDLYFERHDGQAVTTDDFVRAMEDASGRDLSQFRLWYEQSGTPELTVRDEFDDAAGIYRLTIGQSIPDTPGQTNKKPQHIPFSIGLLGADGQSLPLKLTADGAEAPMDRVLELTDASHTFEFHGVSERPVPSLLRGFSAPVRVFYPWTREQLTFLMSHDSDGFNRWDAGQRLAVDVINSQVASADEDVDAGLIEAYRSLLADSSLDQALVAKMLQLPSEAYLIELADQPNVPAIHRARESVLAHLARSLRDELLACYHRNTLSGHYEVTPEAVARRSLRNTALAWLLHIDDEEGRTLATSQFNEADNMTDRMGALRALVNSGYEKEQEQALADFYQQWKDDPQVVEQWFAVQSGSTRTGGLRKVHELMEHPAFDWKNPNKIRSVIGVFAGQNLPAFHAEDGAGYQFLAEQVRKLDDSNPQIAARLVSPLTRWRKFAPVHGEQMKSALETVRDKSGLSRDVYEVVHKSLAGQ from the coding sequence ATGCGTACCAGTCAGCCACAGACCATTTTCCTCAAGGATTACCGCGTGCCCGCCTTTCTGGTGGACCATGTGGATCTGCGTTTTGAACTGTTTGAAGATGGGGCCAGGGTTCATTGCACCCTCGCCATGCGCCGGAACCCCGATAGCGGTTCCTCGGACAAGAGCCTTGAGCTCGACGGCGATAGCCTGACCACACTTGAATCGGTGAGCCTGGATGGCAGGCTCTTGGGGGGCAGCGGCTACGAAGACCGTGACGACAAACTCACCCTTCATGAAGTGCCGGATCAGTTTAATCTGGGGGTCGTGACCTGGATCGAACCCCAGAACAACACTCGCCTGGAAGGTCTGTACAAATCGTCGGGCATGTTCTGTACCCAGTGTGAAGCCGAAGGCTTCCGCTGTATTACGTACTTCCCTGACCGGCCCGATGTGATGGCCCGTTTCCGCACCCGCGTTGAGGCGGATAAAACCCGCTATCCCATCCTGTTATCCAACGGCAACGATGTTGAAAAGGGCGATCTGGCCGACGGCCGGCATTTTGTCACCTGGGAAGACCCATTTCCGAAGCCCTGCTACCTGTTTGCCCTGGTGGCCGGTGACCTCTTGGAGAAGCGGGACAGCTTCAAGACTATGTCAGGTCGTGACATTGATCTGCGCATGTACGTTGAGCCCCGCAATGCCGAAAAGTGTGACCACGCCATGGACTCGCTGAAACGCGCCATGCGCTGGGACGAGGAGGTGTATGGCCGCGAGTACGATCTGGATATTTTCATGATCGTCGCGGTGGATGACTTCAACATGGGCGCTATGGAGAACAAGGGGCTGAATATTTTCAACTCCTCGTGCGTACTGGCTAGTCAGGAAACCGCGACGGATATGGCGTTCCAGCGCATCGAGTCGATCGTGGCCCACGAGTATTTCCACAACTGGTCCGGTAACCGCGTGACCTGTCGCGACTGGTTCCAGCTCAGCCTGAAAGAAGGCTTCACGGTGTTTCGGGATTCCTGTTTTTCCGCCGATGTGGGTTCGCCCACCGTCAAACGGATTGAGGATGCGACCATGCTTCGCACCGCTCAGTTCGCCGAGGATGCTGGGCCAATGGCGCACCCGGTTCGTCCGGAATCCTACATGGAGATCACGAACTTCTACACGCTGACCATCTACGAGAAAGGTTCGGAGGTGGTAGGCATGATCCATACGCTGCTGGGGCCCGATCTGTTCCGCAAGGGCAGTGACCTGTACTTTGAACGGCATGACGGTCAGGCGGTGACAACGGACGATTTTGTCCGCGCTATGGAGGATGCCAGTGGTCGTGACCTGTCGCAGTTCCGTCTCTGGTACGAGCAGTCTGGCACGCCGGAACTGACGGTGCGAGATGAGTTTGATGATGCCGCCGGCATTTATCGTTTGACCATCGGCCAGTCGATTCCGGACACACCGGGCCAGACCAATAAGAAGCCACAGCACATTCCGTTTTCCATCGGACTTCTGGGTGCCGATGGTCAGTCGTTGCCACTGAAGCTGACCGCGGATGGTGCTGAGGCGCCAATGGATAGGGTCCTGGAATTGACTGATGCCAGTCATACCTTCGAATTCCACGGCGTGTCAGAGCGGCCAGTGCCTTCATTGCTGCGGGGTTTCTCGGCGCCGGTGCGAGTGTTCTACCCGTGGACGCGGGAGCAGCTCACCTTCCTGATGAGCCACGATTCCGACGGTTTCAATCGCTGGGACGCAGGACAGCGACTGGCGGTGGACGTTATTAACTCCCAGGTAGCATCAGCAGATGAGGATGTGGATGCCGGCCTGATTGAGGCGTACCGCAGCCTGTTGGCGGACTCGTCTCTGGATCAGGCGCTGGTTGCCAAAATGCTGCAACTGCCATCCGAAGCCTATCTGATCGAACTGGCTGATCAGCCCAACGTACCTGCCATCCACAGAGCCCGTGAAAGCGTGCTTGCGCATCTGGCGAGATCGCTAAGGGACGAGCTTCTGGCCTGCTATCACCGCAACACCCTGAGCGGTCACTACGAAGTGACGCCGGAGGCCGTAGCGCGTCGAAGCTTGCGGAATACCGCCCTGGCCTGGCTCCTGCACATCGATGATGAAGAGGGACGGACGCTGGCGACAAGCCAGTTTAACGAGGCCGATAACATGACGGATCGTATGGGAGCCCTTCGTGCCCTGGTGAACTCCGGTTACGAAAAAGAGCAGGAGCAGGCACTCGCAGACTTCTACCAGCAGTGGAAGGACGACCCCCAGGTGGTTGAGCAATGGTTTGCGGTGCAGTCGGGCAGTACCCGCACCGGAGGCTTGCGCAAAGTCCATGAACTGATGGAGCACCCGGCGTTCGACTGGAAGAACCCCAACAAGATCCGCTCGGTGATCGGGGTGTTTGCCGGCCAGAATCTCCCTGCCTTTCACGCAGAGGATGGAGCCGGTTATCAGTTCCTGGCGGAGCAGGTGCGAAA
- a CDS encoding metallophosphoesterase codes for MPGQERSASRGYDIIGDIHGCAHTLVRLLDQMGYRKVNGVYEHPRRQAIFIGDIIDRGPRIREALHLVRDMVEHGSARMVMGNHEYNALGYCTRARPGSGKTFLREHNARHDRLIRETLEQFEHYPHEWNEFLEWFYTIPLFIDEPDFRAVHACWDSDLITKFKENQGGACIDDEFLHASAAIESFAGQVMDTLLRGTDLRLPPGVKITGKDGYVREFFRTKFWADNPKTYADVVFQPDPLPEDVACRELTDAERGQLISYPASAPPVFVGHYWMEGEPAPLKHNVACIDFSAVKYGKLVAYRLDGERTLSRDKFVWVDVERPEQPDYPTSEDSVAR; via the coding sequence ATGCCAGGACAGGAAAGATCCGCGAGCCGCGGCTATGACATTATCGGCGATATTCACGGATGCGCTCATACCCTGGTGCGACTATTGGACCAGATGGGCTATCGCAAGGTTAATGGCGTCTATGAACACCCCCGGCGCCAGGCCATATTCATTGGAGACATCATTGACCGCGGACCTCGTATCCGTGAGGCGCTGCATCTGGTCAGGGACATGGTTGAGCATGGTTCCGCCCGCATGGTAATGGGAAATCACGAGTACAACGCCCTGGGCTACTGCACCCGTGCCCGCCCCGGCAGTGGCAAAACGTTCTTGCGGGAGCACAATGCCCGTCACGACCGGTTGATCCGCGAAACCCTCGAACAGTTCGAGCATTACCCCCACGAATGGAACGAGTTTCTGGAGTGGTTCTACACCATTCCCCTGTTTATCGATGAGCCGGATTTCCGGGCAGTACATGCGTGTTGGGACAGCGACCTGATCACCAAATTCAAGGAAAATCAGGGAGGTGCCTGTATCGATGACGAGTTCCTCCATGCGTCGGCGGCGATTGAGTCCTTCGCCGGCCAGGTCATGGATACCTTGCTGCGCGGCACGGATCTTCGCTTGCCGCCGGGCGTGAAGATTACCGGTAAAGACGGCTACGTCAGGGAGTTTTTCCGCACCAAGTTCTGGGCTGATAACCCGAAAACCTACGCCGACGTGGTGTTCCAGCCCGACCCCTTGCCGGAGGACGTCGCCTGCCGTGAGCTGACGGACGCTGAGCGAGGCCAGCTGATCAGCTATCCCGCTTCAGCGCCACCGGTGTTCGTGGGCCATTACTGGATGGAAGGCGAGCCGGCACCACTGAAACACAATGTGGCCTGCATCGACTTCAGTGCGGTCAAATACGGCAAGCTAGTGGCCTATCGCCTGGATGGCGAACGTACCCTGTCCCGTGACAAGTTCGTTTGGGTGGATGTGGAGAGGCCGGAGCAGCCGGACTATCCCACCAGCGAAGACAGCGTGGCGAGGTAA
- a CDS encoding DNA repair protein yields the protein MGSADQANDGYSAVFFMDGSDVSRQMRASEFGAFLDGYVGLSDLADTDVKAVYALLGSDLLVRSLVFFRIYFDEEGRADSHWNLPVEKLARKGAKGPDMGAGPIRLVCRSQCPKSASAEDFWDPDMTPGSNHFQAIRRAVDANTLRFRKVEPAPEEEIPVLGAESRSQEEPEVSEDRVRLARVIREQRLRIKTLQSVHRDALSDLQRENRHEMQALRNETAELQQKYERQKLSNEQLKKRLAERNEQYLMMQEQIASGEARNEREGATADAEVVLLREQLERRQRELELRDEKIVVLEQENYDLRHQPPTENSVMDHLQNHSVFLVAYHAGVGHITLPYDDIEGYFRNPVAYAAERCGLNEPAYRQWLDHYEHPVCHHKLTNGKPCGEPVMRVSQPAEFRADVDDRCEQHQPKGSS from the coding sequence ATGGGGTCTGCCGACCAGGCAAACGATGGTTATTCGGCTGTGTTTTTCATGGACGGCAGCGACGTGTCGCGCCAGATGCGTGCGTCTGAATTCGGAGCCTTTCTTGATGGCTACGTGGGCCTTTCCGATCTGGCGGATACCGATGTAAAGGCCGTTTATGCGTTGCTTGGCAGCGACCTCCTGGTACGCTCGCTGGTTTTTTTCCGAATCTACTTTGATGAGGAGGGCAGGGCCGACAGCCATTGGAACCTGCCCGTAGAAAAACTGGCCCGAAAAGGTGCCAAGGGCCCGGATATGGGCGCGGGCCCGATCCGATTGGTGTGTCGCAGTCAATGTCCTAAGTCTGCCAGTGCCGAGGATTTCTGGGATCCGGATATGACCCCGGGGAGTAACCACTTTCAGGCAATTCGGCGCGCCGTGGATGCGAACACACTGAGGTTCCGCAAGGTGGAGCCCGCGCCGGAAGAAGAGATTCCTGTGTTGGGTGCCGAGTCCCGTTCTCAGGAGGAGCCTGAGGTCTCTGAAGACCGCGTTCGGCTTGCTCGTGTTATCCGGGAGCAGCGGCTTCGCATCAAGACCCTGCAAAGCGTTCATCGCGATGCGCTGTCTGACTTGCAGCGTGAAAATCGTCATGAGATGCAAGCCCTGCGTAATGAAACCGCGGAACTCCAGCAGAAGTATGAGCGCCAGAAACTCAGCAATGAGCAGCTAAAAAAACGCCTTGCTGAGCGCAATGAGCAGTACCTGATGATGCAGGAGCAGATTGCCAGTGGTGAGGCCCGTAATGAACGCGAGGGTGCCACAGCGGATGCCGAGGTGGTGTTGCTGCGGGAGCAACTGGAGCGTCGTCAGCGCGAACTGGAACTGAGGGACGAAAAGATCGTGGTGCTGGAGCAGGAAAATTACGACTTGCGACACCAGCCGCCAACCGAAAATTCAGTCATGGATCACCTGCAAAACCATTCGGTCTTCCTGGTGGCCTACCACGCCGGGGTAGGCCATATTACCCTGCCTTACGATGATATTGAGGGCTATTTCCGCAATCCCGTGGCCTACGCCGCTGAACGTTGTGGCCTCAATGAGCCCGCCTACCGGCAATGGCTTGACCACTACGAACACCCGGTCTGCCATCATAAGCTTACCAACGGCAAACCCTGTGGTGAGCCTGTCATGCGCGTCAGTCAGCCGGCTGAGTTCCGGGCGGATGTGGATGATCGCTGTGAGCAGCATCAGCCGAAAGGTTCCAGTTGA
- a CDS encoding NADPH-dependent 2,4-dienoyl-CoA reductase — translation MTESTPGVKRYPNLLEPLDLGFTRLRNRTLMGSMHTGLEEAKNGFDRLAAFYAERARGGAGLIVTGGISPNVEGAVFQHAAKMNTQEEAEKHQVITRAVHEADGKICMQILHAGRYAYHPELVAPSAIQAPINPLKPRELDEAGIEKQIEDYANCAALAREAGYDGVEIMGSEGYFINQFIVTHTNHRTDQWGGSYENRIRLPIEIVRRVRERVGSDFILIYRLSMLDLIEDGSTWDEVVQLAKEIEKAGATIINTGIGWHEARVPTIATSVPRGAFTKVTARLKDEVSIPLVTTNRINMPDVAEKILAEGDADMVSMARPFLADADLVLKAAEDRADEINTCIGCNQACLDHTFSGKLTSCLVNPRACHETELTYVKTAEPKAIAVVGAGPAGLAFATVAAERGHKVTLFDSGSEVGGQFNVAKRIPGKEEFYETLRYFRVMLDKHGVDVRLNTRVDVDALKAGGYDHVVLASGVSPRTPEIEGVDHPSVIGYLDALLGRKPVGQKVAVIGAGGIGFDVSEFIVHKGTSAALDPQHFMREWGVDLSVGHRGGIQGMEPEVPEPAREVYLLQRKASKVGKNLGKTTGWIHRTSLKNRQVQMVPGVSYRKIDDDGLHITVTPKGAEQGEDRVLPVDTIVVCAGQEPLRELQSGLEAAGMKVHLIGGADVAAELDAKRAINQGSRLAAEL, via the coding sequence ATGACCGAATCGACACCGGGCGTTAAACGTTACCCCAATTTGCTGGAGCCGTTGGATCTCGGGTTCACGCGTCTTCGCAATCGCACACTGATGGGGTCCATGCACACCGGCCTGGAGGAGGCAAAGAATGGTTTTGATCGGCTTGCCGCTTTCTATGCCGAACGTGCCCGTGGCGGTGCGGGTTTGATCGTGACCGGTGGTATTTCCCCCAATGTGGAAGGTGCCGTGTTCCAGCACGCGGCCAAGATGAACACCCAGGAAGAAGCGGAGAAGCACCAGGTGATCACCCGCGCCGTGCATGAGGCCGACGGCAAGATCTGTATGCAGATTCTCCATGCCGGTCGCTACGCTTATCATCCGGAGTTGGTGGCGCCGTCCGCGATTCAGGCGCCCATTAACCCGTTGAAGCCGAGAGAACTGGACGAAGCGGGTATCGAAAAGCAGATTGAGGATTACGCCAACTGCGCGGCTCTGGCGCGAGAAGCCGGATACGACGGTGTGGAGATCATGGGCTCGGAAGGTTACTTCATCAACCAGTTTATTGTGACCCACACAAACCATCGTACTGACCAGTGGGGTGGCAGCTACGAAAATCGCATTCGCTTGCCGATCGAGATTGTTCGTCGTGTTCGTGAGCGTGTGGGCAGCGATTTTATCCTGATCTACCGCCTGTCGATGCTGGATCTCATTGAGGATGGCAGTACCTGGGACGAAGTGGTGCAGCTGGCGAAAGAAATTGAAAAAGCCGGCGCAACCATTATCAACACCGGCATCGGCTGGCATGAAGCCCGTGTACCGACCATTGCTACTTCTGTGCCTCGGGGCGCGTTCACCAAGGTAACGGCCCGCCTGAAAGACGAGGTCAGCATTCCCCTGGTGACCACCAACCGCATCAACATGCCGGATGTTGCCGAGAAGATCCTCGCGGAAGGCGATGCCGATATGGTCTCCATGGCCCGTCCGTTCCTGGCGGATGCGGACCTTGTTCTGAAGGCTGCCGAAGACCGCGCGGACGAAATCAACACCTGCATCGGTTGCAACCAGGCCTGCCTCGATCACACCTTCAGCGGCAAGCTGACCTCCTGTCTGGTTAACCCCCGTGCCTGTCACGAAACTGAGCTGACCTACGTCAAAACCGCCGAGCCCAAAGCGATCGCGGTGGTTGGAGCCGGCCCCGCAGGCCTGGCATTTGCCACGGTTGCGGCGGAACGTGGTCACAAAGTTACGCTGTTTGACTCTGGCAGCGAAGTGGGTGGCCAGTTCAACGTGGCCAAACGGATACCGGGCAAGGAGGAGTTCTACGAAACCCTGCGCTATTTCCGGGTCATGCTGGACAAGCACGGGGTGGACGTACGCCTGAATACTCGTGTGGATGTAGATGCGCTCAAGGCTGGTGGGTACGACCATGTGGTACTGGCCAGCGGCGTCAGTCCGCGCACGCCGGAGATTGAGGGGGTGGATCACCCCAGTGTGATTGGTTACCTGGATGCGCTTTTGGGTCGCAAGCCCGTAGGGCAGAAAGTGGCGGTGATTGGTGCTGGCGGTATCGGCTTCGACGTCTCGGAATTCATCGTCCACAAGGGCACCTCGGCTGCACTGGATCCACAACACTTCATGCGTGAGTGGGGGGTGGATCTGAGCGTTGGTCATCGTGGTGGCATTCAGGGCATGGAGCCGGAGGTGCCGGAACCGGCCCGAGAGGTATACCTGCTGCAACGCAAAGCGTCGAAAGTCGGTAAAAACCTGGGCAAGACCACAGGCTGGATTCACCGCACCTCGCTGAAGAATCGCCAGGTGCAGATGGTTCCGGGCGTGAGCTACCGCAAGATTGATGATGATGGGCTGCACATTACCGTGACCCCGAAAGGTGCCGAGCAGGGAGAAGATAGGGTGTTGCCGGTGGACACCATTGTCGTCTGTGCCGGCCAGGAGCCTTTGCGAGAGTTGCAGAGTGGGCTTGAAGCCGCCGGAATGAAAGTGCACCTGATCGGTGGCGCCGACGTGGCCGCGGAACTGGATGCCAAGCGCGCGATCAATCAGGGTAGCCGCCTGGCAGCGGAGCTCTGA
- a CDS encoding NAD(+) kinase — translation MDQFRNIGVIGRMGSVKVVESLRQLKQYLVSNNYHVIIEEDTASMLPGHGLQVASKKLLGEICDLVIVVGGDGSLLGAARELAKSKIPLLGVNRGRLGFLTDISPSDLEERLGKVLQGKYIEETRFLLDGHVERNGQPLGFGTALNDVVLHPGKSTRMIGFDLYIDGHFVYSQRSDGLIVATPTGSTAYSLSAGGPIMHPKLDAVVLVPMFPHTLSSRPIVVDGKSEIKLVIGETNETYPQISFDGQMNIACAPGDIIRITKKPFKIRLIHPADHNFYATCRDKLGWASEIAAS, via the coding sequence ATGGATCAATTCAGAAACATTGGCGTGATTGGCCGCATGGGCAGCGTAAAGGTGGTCGAATCGCTGCGTCAGCTCAAGCAGTATCTGGTGAGCAACAACTATCACGTGATCATTGAGGAAGACACTGCCAGTATGCTGCCTGGCCATGGTCTTCAGGTAGCCAGCAAGAAGCTGCTGGGGGAAATATGTGATCTGGTTATTGTGGTGGGTGGCGATGGCAGTCTACTGGGCGCTGCCCGGGAACTGGCCAAATCCAAGATTCCGTTGTTGGGTGTGAACCGTGGCCGCCTTGGTTTCCTGACCGACATTTCTCCGTCTGACCTGGAGGAACGACTGGGCAAGGTCCTGCAGGGCAAATACATCGAAGAGACACGCTTCCTGCTGGATGGGCACGTGGAGCGAAACGGCCAGCCCCTGGGCTTTGGAACCGCCCTGAATGACGTTGTGCTGCACCCCGGCAAATCGACCCGGATGATCGGGTTCGACCTCTACATCGACGGACATTTCGTATACAGCCAGCGCTCGGATGGGCTTATCGTGGCTACGCCGACCGGGTCGACCGCCTATTCGTTATCGGCGGGCGGGCCGATCATGCATCCGAAACTCGATGCGGTCGTGCTGGTGCCCATGTTCCCGCACACGTTGAGCAGTCGCCCGATCGTGGTGGATGGCAAGAGCGAGATCAAGCTGGTGATTGGTGAAACCAACGAAACCTATCCGCAGATCAGTTTCGACGGGCAGATGAACATTGCCTGTGCCCCCGGCGACATCATCCGAATCACCAAGAAACCCTTCAAGATTCGCCTGATTCACCCCGCGGATCATAATTTTTACGCCACATGCCGGGACAAGCTGGGCTGGGCCAGTGAGATTGCAGCGAGCTAA
- a CDS encoding DUF2797 domain-containing protein, whose product MPAEAGEPVSYTIRVGDTLIPLNEMVGYPLQFDFDGVIRCINCDRKTNKSFSQGYCYPCFRKLAACDSCIMSPEKCHYHEGTCREPEWGETHCMIEHVVYLANSSGLKVGITRGSQVPTRWIDQGAVDAIPMVRVATRQLAGFVEVACKKYVADRTNWRAMLKGDVPELDLVEERRRMLELVADDLSELRAAHGENSIRAVDEDGLTLSYPVEVWPRTVKTHNLDKTPTADGVLQGIKGQYLILDTGVINIRKYTGYEVRFRVFPNH is encoded by the coding sequence ATGCCTGCAGAAGCCGGTGAGCCGGTCAGTTATACCATACGGGTGGGTGATACCCTCATACCCCTTAACGAGATGGTGGGGTACCCGTTGCAGTTTGATTTTGATGGCGTGATACGCTGCATCAACTGTGACCGTAAGACCAACAAAAGTTTCAGTCAGGGTTACTGCTATCCCTGTTTTCGCAAGCTGGCCGCCTGCGACAGCTGCATTATGAGCCCGGAAAAATGCCATTACCATGAGGGCACCTGCCGTGAGCCGGAGTGGGGAGAGACTCACTGCATGATTGAGCATGTGGTCTACCTGGCCAATTCGTCCGGCCTCAAGGTGGGCATAACACGTGGCTCCCAGGTGCCAACCCGCTGGATCGACCAGGGTGCCGTCGATGCCATCCCGATGGTCAGGGTGGCTACCCGCCAGTTAGCGGGCTTTGTGGAAGTCGCGTGCAAGAAATACGTTGCGGACCGAACCAACTGGCGGGCCATGCTTAAAGGCGACGTGCCGGAGCTGGATCTGGTTGAGGAACGTCGCCGCATGCTGGAACTGGTCGCCGACGACTTGTCGGAATTGCGTGCCGCCCACGGTGAGAACAGTATCCGGGCTGTCGACGAAGACGGGTTGACTCTGAGTTATCCGGTCGAGGTATGGCCCCGGACGGTAAAAACCCATAATCTGGACAAAACGCCCACGGCGGACGGTGTGCTCCAGGGGATCAAGGGCCAATACCTGATCCTGGATACCGGTGTTATCAATATCCGTAAATACACCGGTTATGAAGTCCGCTTCCGGGTCTTCCCAAACCATTGA
- a CDS encoding AraC family transcriptional regulator: MKSNTRYKNPLGDISVLYVAVMARALRAEGRNPKELLGRFGLDEQALGAPAARISIPRFMRMGQAAIALTGTPALGLTMGQLSRPVDAGIAGLAAQSAATAGEAISTLVHYSLLTSRNSRGAPWTASQGREAHFYSIKPYNVFNFFVVDSVLAAWAQFLRLITGHDRVVERVSIEYPSQGYDEVFEEWFGCPVRFGAEGNSLRLAPGIAEAASLQAQAAMFESLSAQCELDMSRIRAGWSMADRVKDQLPPLLQGGTPTLMAVAHKLGVAPWTLQRQLAEENTGFRELVDDTRKELAVEYIRETRVSLSEIAWLLGFANPAAFHKAWRRWFNTSPGEHRKQYLAEQAAKGIL, encoded by the coding sequence ATGAAATCCAACACCAGATACAAGAACCCTCTCGGCGATATCAGCGTGCTGTACGTTGCCGTCATGGCCCGTGCACTGAGGGCCGAAGGCCGAAACCCCAAAGAACTACTGGGCCGGTTTGGGCTGGACGAACAGGCACTGGGAGCGCCGGCGGCACGGATCAGCATCCCCCGATTCATGAGAATGGGTCAGGCAGCCATTGCCCTCACCGGCACCCCCGCACTCGGCCTAACGATGGGCCAGCTGTCTCGCCCCGTGGACGCTGGTATCGCAGGGCTTGCCGCCCAATCTGCCGCCACAGCTGGCGAAGCCATCAGCACCCTGGTTCATTATTCCTTACTCACCAGCCGCAACAGCAGGGGTGCTCCCTGGACAGCCAGCCAGGGGCGGGAAGCGCACTTTTACTCCATCAAGCCCTACAACGTATTTAATTTTTTCGTGGTGGATTCGGTCCTTGCGGCCTGGGCTCAATTCCTGAGGCTTATTACGGGCCACGACCGGGTCGTTGAACGGGTCAGTATTGAGTACCCTTCCCAGGGTTACGACGAAGTGTTTGAAGAATGGTTCGGATGCCCGGTGAGGTTCGGCGCCGAAGGCAACAGTCTCAGGCTGGCCCCAGGAATAGCGGAGGCCGCTTCGCTACAGGCGCAGGCCGCCATGTTCGAGTCACTGTCAGCGCAATGCGAGTTGGACATGTCACGTATTCGTGCCGGGTGGAGTATGGCTGATCGGGTGAAAGACCAGCTCCCGCCCCTGCTACAGGGCGGCACCCCTACCCTGATGGCCGTCGCCCATAAACTCGGCGTCGCGCCCTGGACACTTCAAAGGCAATTGGCAGAGGAGAACACCGGTTTTCGGGAACTGGTGGACGACACCCGCAAGGAGCTCGCTGTCGAGTACATACGGGAAACACGGGTATCGCTGTCAGAAATTGCGTGGCTACTGGGCTTTGCCAATCCAGCCGCATTTCACAAGGCGTGGCGTCGCTGGTTCAACACCAGCCCGGGGGAACATCGAAAACAGTACCTGGCGGAGCAGGCTGCTAAAGGCATTCTCTAA
- a CDS encoding rhomboid family intramembrane serine protease, protein MYRVKQIDTDTNLAGFSRWLKEQGVEHRITEEGGSQVLWLENPEHTEPVLQALERFLKEPEVQDAVNTTAQSPVFVGGRWQPSPRHAPMVLAMIALAVLMAWVTAMGQNQLSTLLMFVDPRFYDVGTMADRIQALSSTLAGGQVWRLITPDFLHFSWTHIIFNSVMLWFLGSQVEWFDGRARLLALFVVTSLLSNGLQYIVSGPLFGGLSGVVYGILGYCWLSQRRVPRFQFPPALVTFAVAWMVIGFTPFTEMVGLGQMANEAHLGGFVAGLALAAILPVPKKAPRNRGA, encoded by the coding sequence GTGTATCGCGTGAAACAAATTGATACCGACACAAACCTGGCTGGTTTCAGTCGTTGGCTGAAAGAGCAGGGGGTGGAGCACCGGATCACCGAGGAGGGTGGGTCACAGGTGCTGTGGCTGGAGAACCCTGAGCATACGGAGCCGGTGTTACAGGCCCTTGAGCGCTTCCTGAAGGAACCCGAGGTGCAGGACGCTGTCAATACGACAGCGCAATCGCCGGTGTTTGTCGGGGGGCGTTGGCAGCCGTCGCCACGCCACGCACCCATGGTGCTCGCCATGATTGCCCTGGCCGTATTGATGGCTTGGGTGACGGCCATGGGACAGAATCAGCTATCCACCCTGTTGATGTTCGTCGATCCGCGTTTCTATGATGTTGGTACCATGGCGGATCGAATCCAGGCGCTGTCTTCTACCTTGGCTGGTGGGCAGGTCTGGCGCCTGATCACGCCGGATTTCCTGCATTTCAGCTGGACCCATATCATCTTTAATTCCGTCATGTTGTGGTTCCTGGGCAGTCAGGTTGAGTGGTTCGATGGCCGTGCGCGGTTACTTGCCCTGTTCGTAGTGACCAGCCTGCTGTCCAACGGATTGCAGTACATCGTGAGTGGGCCTCTGTTTGGCGGTCTGTCTGGCGTTGTGTACGGCATTCTGGGTTATTGCTGGTTGAGCCAGCGACGCGTGCCCCGTTTCCAGTTCCCGCCTGCACTGGTGACGTTTGCCGTGGCCTGGATGGTGATTGGCTTTACGCCATTTACCGAAATGGTGGGGTTGGGGCAGATGGCAAATGAAGCCCACCTGGGAGGCTTTGTGGCTGGCCTTGCCCTGGCGGCCATTTTGCCGGTACCAAAAAAAGCCCCGCGAAACCGCGGGGCATGA